One genomic window of Mogibacterium diversum includes the following:
- the lysS gene encoding lysine--tRNA ligase has protein sequence MSNDNVKTPEQEQPELTAEEISEQRQIRREKLQELREMGRDPFVQETYNVTAHSKDIKDNYDALEDQEVAIAGRIMSKRIMGKAAFFDVQDKQGRIQCYVKRDDIGAEEYKVFKTYDIGDLVGLKGIVFKTKTDEISIHVHELTLQAKSLQVLPDKWSGLVDTDLRYRQRYVDLIVNSDVRDTFLKRAKVVSTIRRVLEDDYGFLEVETPVLQTIAGGANARPFNTHHNALDFDLHLRISLELPLKRLIVGGLDRVYELGKVFRNEGMDKNHSPEFTSMECYMAYGNQEDMMDLMEQIVYKCAMEVNGSPIISYEGKTFDVTPPWNKIDMTESVIKVTGIPFDKIDDDAEARERAIAYGMDAEEVNNWTRGKIIAEMFDEYCEDIPGLLDGPVFLTGHPVEVSPLAKKDPKDPRITRRFEAYINGWELSNAFSELNDPIDQYERFAEQQRELDLGLDDEAHPMDMDFVNALEVGMPPTGGLGIGVDRLVMLLTDSSTIRDVQLFPVMKPLGKGSGSEEKAERKLDLSKVKVEPLFEEFVDFDTFSKSDFRVVKVLACEEVPKSKKLLKFTLNDGSGQTRTILSGIKETYSAEELVGKTLVAITNLPPRKMMGLESCGMLLSAICDYDGEEILNLLMLDDSIPAGAKLY, from the coding sequence ATGAGTAACGACAACGTAAAGACTCCTGAGCAGGAACAGCCGGAGCTTACAGCAGAAGAAATAAGTGAGCAGCGACAGATCAGAAGAGAGAAGCTGCAAGAACTTCGTGAGATGGGCAGAGATCCATTTGTGCAGGAGACATACAATGTAACTGCTCACAGTAAGGATATCAAGGACAACTATGATGCTCTTGAAGATCAAGAGGTAGCGATTGCCGGTCGTATTATGAGCAAGAGAATCATGGGAAAAGCGGCATTCTTTGATGTTCAGGATAAGCAAGGCAGAATCCAGTGTTATGTTAAGCGCGATGATATTGGAGCTGAAGAATATAAAGTTTTCAAGACATATGATATAGGTGATCTCGTTGGCCTTAAGGGAATCGTCTTCAAGACCAAGACTGATGAGATATCGATTCATGTACATGAGCTTACACTTCAGGCAAAGTCCCTGCAGGTGCTTCCTGATAAATGGAGTGGGCTAGTTGATACAGACCTAAGATACAGACAGAGATATGTAGATTTAATCGTAAATTCAGACGTTAGGGATACATTCTTAAAGCGTGCAAAGGTAGTAAGCACTATCCGCAGAGTGCTCGAGGATGATTATGGCTTCCTTGAGGTTGAAACTCCAGTGCTACAGACGATAGCTGGTGGTGCTAACGCTAGACCGTTTAACACACACCACAACGCACTAGACTTCGACCTTCACCTTAGAATTTCTCTTGAGCTTCCGCTAAAGAGACTGATTGTCGGTGGACTTGATAGAGTGTATGAACTAGGCAAAGTTTTCCGTAACGAGGGTATGGATAAGAATCACAGCCCTGAATTCACTTCGATGGAATGCTACATGGCATATGGAAATCAGGAAGATATGATGGACCTCATGGAGCAGATTGTATATAAGTGCGCTATGGAAGTAAATGGTTCGCCTATTATCTCCTATGAAGGCAAAACTTTCGACGTTACACCTCCATGGAATAAGATTGACATGACAGAATCTGTAATTAAGGTTACAGGAATTCCGTTCGATAAGATCGATGATGATGCGGAAGCTCGTGAGCGCGCAATCGCTTACGGAATGGATGCTGAGGAAGTTAACAATTGGACTCGTGGAAAAATCATCGCAGAGATGTTTGATGAGTACTGCGAAGATATCCCAGGACTGCTTGATGGACCAGTGTTCCTAACAGGGCACCCAGTAGAGGTATCGCCACTTGCAAAGAAGGATCCAAAGGATCCTCGCATTACTCGCAGGTTCGAAGCCTACATCAACGGATGGGAGCTATCAAATGCTTTCTCAGAGCTAAACGATCCAATCGATCAGTACGAGAGGTTCGCTGAACAGCAGCGTGAACTTGATCTAGGGCTTGACGATGAAGCTCATCCTATGGACATGGATTTCGTAAATGCGCTAGAGGTTGGAATGCCTCCAACTGGTGGACTTGGAATCGGTGTTGACAGACTTGTAATGCTGCTAACAGATTCATCGACTATCAGAGACGTACAGCTATTCCCTGTTATGAAACCGCTTGGAAAAGGCAGCGGCTCTGAAGAAAAGGCTGAGAGAAAGCTAGACCTATCAAAGGTTAAAGTTGAACCATTGTTTGAAGAATTCGTAGACTTCGATACATTTAGCAAGTCTGATTTCAGAGTAGTTAAGGTTCTAGCTTGTGAGGAAGTGCCTAAGAGCAAGAAGCTTCTTAAGTTCACTCTTAATGACGGTTCAGGCCAGACTAGAACAATACTATCCGGTATCAAGGAGACATACTCTGCAGAGGAGTTAGTTGGAAAGACTCTCGTTGCAATTACAAATCTTCCGCCACGCAAGATGATGGGACTTGAATCATGCGGAATGCTGCTGTCAGCAATCTGTGATTATGATGGAGAGGAAATTCTAAACTTATTAATGTTAGATGATTCGATTCCAGCAGGAGCGAAGCTATACTAA
- a CDS encoding AMP-dependent synthetase/ligase → MNKKKYENQLYDVSYVETLKELVDNSVLKFSGRAAYMYKDDHKEPFKTMTYAEFKDDQNAIGTALIERGFKGSKIAVIGDNSHRWALSYYSVVCGVGVIVPIDRNLEKGEITNLLQRADVEAVFASTKLASTIASLLEELPLVKKVIIMAAPGDDVNEFLEDERFMTMEQLVAEGKELVAQGNLDYIDAEIHAEDLSTILFTSGTTGLAKGVMLSHRNLSQNVFNMSKYVQIPDGGRVLDVLPMHHVYEMTCTVMTSFYQGATVVICEGLKYIQQNFVEAECNIVLGVPLIFENIYRKIWTKAEKSGNADKLRRAINMSMKLDLRNKKVVTKRLFKAVHDIFGESLYILIAGGAAIDPNVISEFEAMGLPMMQGYGMTENSPIIAVNQDRYGKAASVGKPMPGTEVRIVDKDESGIGEVICKGPSVMMGYYKDAENTAKTIKDGWLYTGDYGYLDEDGFLYITGRKKNVIVTKGGKNIFPEEVEYYLLLSDFISEVIVYGKHEEIKDDLICTAIMYPDFKALENAGYMTDEEKYRKLKEAVEEANSKMPPFKRVKRIEIREDDFIKTTTLKIKRFEEENYEYKFDDRDFEKGRRF, encoded by the coding sequence ATGAATAAAAAGAAATACGAAAATCAACTATACGATGTTAGCTATGTTGAAACTCTCAAAGAGCTAGTAGATAATTCTGTTCTGAAATTTTCGGGCAGAGCTGCGTATATGTACAAGGATGATCACAAGGAACCATTCAAAACGATGACTTATGCCGAGTTCAAAGATGATCAGAATGCAATCGGTACAGCGCTTATTGAGAGAGGTTTCAAGGGCAGCAAGATTGCAGTAATAGGTGATAACTCTCATAGGTGGGCACTATCATATTACTCGGTTGTGTGTGGCGTGGGAGTAATTGTGCCTATAGATAGAAATCTTGAAAAGGGCGAAATCACCAATCTGCTGCAGCGTGCTGATGTCGAGGCGGTATTTGCGTCGACTAAGCTTGCTAGTACGATAGCGTCGTTACTAGAAGAGCTACCTCTAGTTAAAAAAGTTATCATCATGGCGGCACCTGGAGATGACGTTAACGAATTCCTCGAAGACGAGAGATTCATGACTATGGAGCAGCTCGTTGCAGAAGGAAAAGAACTTGTTGCTCAAGGCAACCTTGATTATATAGATGCAGAGATTCACGCAGAAGATCTATCGACAATCCTGTTTACATCAGGAACGACTGGGTTAGCTAAAGGTGTAATGCTGTCACACCGAAATCTCTCTCAAAACGTATTTAATATGTCAAAATACGTACAAATTCCAGATGGAGGCAGAGTGCTCGATGTGCTTCCGATGCATCACGTATACGAGATGACCTGCACCGTTATGACGAGCTTTTATCAGGGAGCTACTGTCGTGATTTGCGAGGGGCTCAAGTATATACAGCAGAATTTCGTAGAGGCTGAGTGCAACATCGTGCTTGGTGTTCCGCTGATTTTCGAAAATATATATAGAAAGATTTGGACTAAGGCCGAGAAAAGCGGAAATGCTGATAAGCTGAGACGAGCAATTAACATGTCTATGAAGCTTGATCTTAGAAATAAGAAAGTAGTAACTAAGAGACTTTTCAAGGCGGTTCACGATATATTCGGCGAAAGCCTATATATTCTAATAGCTGGAGGCGCAGCAATTGATCCAAATGTAATTTCTGAATTTGAAGCTATGGGTCTCCCTATGATGCAAGGATACGGTATGACCGAAAACTCTCCTATCATTGCAGTAAATCAGGACAGATACGGAAAGGCTGCTTCGGTGGGAAAGCCGATGCCTGGAACAGAGGTACGAATAGTAGATAAAGATGAAAGTGGAATTGGTGAAGTAATATGTAAGGGTCCATCGGTGATGATGGGATATTACAAGGATGCAGAGAATACGGCCAAGACTATCAAGGATGGATGGTTATATACTGGTGACTATGGATATCTGGATGAAGATGGATTCCTTTATATCACAGGCCGCAAGAAGAATGTAATCGTAACTAAGGGTGGTAAAAATATTTTCCCTGAAGAGGTAGAGTATTACTTGCTACTCAGTGACTTTATAAGTGAAGTAATCGTTTACGGTAAGCACGAAGAGATTAAGGACGATCTGATTTGTACAGCGATAATGTATCCGGACTTTAAGGCTCTTGAAAATGCAGGGTACATGACCGACGAAGAGAAGTACCGCAAGCTGAAGGAAGCTGTTGAAGAAGCAAATTCCAAGATGCCTCCTTTCAAGCGTGTTAAGAGAATCGAGATTCGTGAAGACGACTTTATCAAGACGACGACACTTAAGATCAAGAGATTCGAGGAAGAAAACTATGAGTATAAATTCGACGACAGAGACTTCGAGAAGGGACGCAGATTCTAA
- a CDS encoding nitroreductase family protein, whose product MIKDLIKKNRSVRGYDNSRDVTIEELREMVDCARLSASSVNMQPLKYILVNTVDGKARVLKQVSFAAKLSTLKLPHRGSEPMAYIVICQDEQISKSETGFLRDVGIVAQSITLAATELGLGACMLGYFSPDKLRQALDLSENLKPLLVISLGKSVEDIRIVEIEEGESTDYYRDEAGIHYVPKRKLDDVIITR is encoded by the coding sequence GTGATTAAGGATTTAATTAAGAAGAATCGAAGCGTAAGGGGATACGACAATTCTCGCGATGTTACTATAGAAGAGCTTCGCGAGATGGTTGACTGTGCGAGACTCTCAGCGTCTAGTGTCAATATGCAGCCATTAAAATACATACTAGTAAACACAGTAGATGGAAAGGCACGTGTACTTAAGCAGGTTTCTTTCGCAGCAAAATTATCCACACTTAAGCTTCCTCACAGAGGGAGTGAACCGATGGCATACATTGTAATATGCCAAGATGAACAGATAAGCAAAAGTGAGACAGGGTTTCTGCGGGATGTTGGAATTGTCGCTCAGTCGATAACTTTAGCAGCGACGGAGCTGGGATTAGGAGCTTGCATGCTGGGATACTTTTCTCCAGACAAGTTAAGGCAGGCTCTAGATTTATCAGAAAATTTAAAGCCACTGTTAGTTATATCACTTGGCAAATCAGTCGAGGACATAAGGATAGTGGAGATTGAAGAAGGTGAATCTACAGACTACTACCGTGATGAAGCTGGGATTCATTACGTTCCTAAACGCAAGCTTGATGATGTGATAATCACAAGGTAG
- a CDS encoding phosphoribosyltransferase family protein encodes MDYLLNVAGLERHLPLCKVSDDLYIAAFIMFNDVEVTVACASKLLEKAPEFDVIITAESKGIPLAYEMARQAGNKPYIVARKGPKIYMDDLITVSVDSITTDHMQTLCVGREEREAMEGKRILIVDDVISTGESLTALDKLVNAVGGNIVGQMAVLAEGDAADRDDIIFLEKLPLFGKDGQIL; translated from the coding sequence ATGGATTATTTACTGAATGTTGCAGGACTAGAGAGACACCTTCCTCTATGCAAGGTTTCAGACGACTTATATATCGCAGCTTTTATAATGTTCAACGATGTTGAAGTTACCGTTGCATGTGCAAGTAAGCTTCTTGAGAAAGCGCCTGAATTCGATGTGATAATTACTGCTGAATCAAAGGGAATCCCTCTAGCATATGAAATGGCAAGACAGGCAGGTAATAAACCTTATATCGTAGCGCGTAAGGGTCCTAAGATTTATATGGATGACCTCATTACAGTAAGCGTTGATTCGATTACAACAGACCACATGCAGACTTTATGCGTAGGACGCGAAGAGCGTGAAGCCATGGAAGGCAAGCGAATACTGATAGTTGACGATGTAATCAGCACTGGCGAATCACTAACCGCACTGGATAAGCTTGTGAATGCAGTTGGAGGAAATATAGTCGGCCAGATGGCGGTCCTTGCGGAGGGCGATGCAGCTGACAGAGACGATATTATCTTCCTAGAGAAACTGCCACTGTTCGGTAAAGATGGACAGATTTTATAA
- the greA gene encoding transcription elongation factor GreA, protein MATHDNEMTREGYEALQKELDHLVTVTRKENAERLKEAISYGDISENSEYDAAKDAQAETEERITTIEAMLRTAKIADEDETPDEGVIATGRTVTLHDLIYDEEVTYKIVGNTEADPFNGKLSNASAVGQHLLGARAGDVLEFPVIDGTAKYKVLDVRK, encoded by the coding sequence ATGGCAACACATGATAATGAAATGACAAGAGAGGGATATGAAGCCCTGCAGAAAGAACTTGACCACCTAGTTACGGTAACTAGAAAGGAAAATGCCGAGAGACTTAAGGAAGCCATCTCATATGGAGATATCTCTGAGAACTCAGAGTACGATGCGGCAAAGGATGCGCAGGCAGAGACAGAAGAAAGAATTACCACTATTGAAGCGATGCTTCGTACAGCAAAGATTGCAGACGAAGATGAGACACCTGATGAGGGTGTAATTGCTACTGGTCGTACAGTAACACTTCATGATCTAATTTACGATGAAGAGGTTACTTACAAGATTGTAGGAAATACAGAGGCAGATCCATTTAACGGTAAACTTTCAAATGCGTCAGCAGTAGGACAGCACTTGCTCGGTGCAAGAGCAGGGGATGTGCTAGAGTTTCCAGTTATAGATGGAACTGCAAAGTACAAGGTTCTTGACGTCAGAAAGTAA
- a CDS encoding 5-methyltetrahydropteroyltriglutamate--homocysteine S-methyltransferase yields the protein MSNELKTPFRYDYVGSFLRPQALKDAKAQLRKNEISKEDYDKIVDEEVAKLVAKQKELGYHVITDGEFRRAFWHLDFMWGFEGVEHENTGGGIQFHGELALLDDTYLVGKLKAKPHPFVEYFKFLKQFEDENTVAKYTIPAPAQTFQQFIIPDNLESTRKFYETNEELIHDIANAYREVIKQFYDAGCRNLQFDDCTWGAVVGDAAKLRYKALGIDLDTVKSQLLEVNNLALEGKPEDLVITSHICRGNYNSTYFSSGAYDSVADYVFARENVNALLLEYDDERSGSFEALAKVSPDKKVVLGLITTKSPKLEDKEAVIARIKEASKYVPLERLCLSPQCGFASCEIGNKLTEEEQWAKLRLVKEIAEEVWG from the coding sequence ATGAGCAATGAATTAAAGACACCATTTAGATATGACTATGTAGGAAGCTTTCTTAGACCACAGGCACTTAAGGATGCAAAGGCGCAGTTAAGAAAGAATGAGATCAGCAAGGAAGATTACGACAAGATTGTTGATGAAGAGGTTGCAAAGCTTGTAGCTAAGCAGAAGGAACTCGGTTACCACGTAATTACTGATGGAGAGTTCAGAAGAGCTTTCTGGCATCTCGACTTCATGTGGGGGTTTGAGGGCGTTGAACATGAGAATACAGGTGGCGGTATTCAGTTCCACGGCGAGCTCGCGTTGCTAGATGATACATACCTAGTAGGTAAGCTTAAAGCTAAGCCCCATCCATTTGTAGAGTATTTTAAATTCTTAAAGCAGTTTGAAGATGAGAACACTGTTGCCAAGTATACGATTCCTGCACCTGCGCAGACATTCCAGCAGTTCATCATTCCAGATAACCTCGAGAGCACTAGAAAGTTCTATGAGACAAACGAAGAACTGATTCATGATATTGCCAATGCTTATCGTGAGGTAATTAAACAGTTCTACGATGCTGGTTGCCGTAACTTGCAGTTCGATGACTGCACATGGGGCGCAGTTGTAGGAGATGCTGCAAAGCTGAGATATAAGGCGTTAGGTATAGATTTAGATACAGTTAAGTCACAGCTGCTTGAGGTGAACAACCTCGCACTTGAAGGAAAGCCTGAAGATCTAGTTATCACTTCACACATCTGCAGAGGAAATTACAATTCGACATACTTCTCAAGTGGAGCATACGATTCAGTTGCAGATTACGTGTTCGCAAGAGAGAATGTAAATGCGCTGCTACTCGAGTATGATGATGAGCGTTCGGGAAGCTTTGAGGCACTTGCAAAGGTTTCTCCTGACAAGAAGGTGGTTCTCGGTCTTATCACTACGAAGTCGCCTAAGTTAGAAGATAAAGAAGCAGTTATTGCAAGAATTAAGGAAGCAAGTAAATACGTACCTCTTGAGAGACTGTGCCTCAGTCCTCAGTGCGGATTTGCATCTTGTGAGATAGGGAACAAGCTAACTGAAGAAGAGCAGTGGGCTAAATTGAGATTAGTTAAAGAGATTGCAGAGGAAGTTTGGGGATAG
- a CDS encoding alanine racemase yields the protein MAEYKYPALLHDRAKLVSNVKKLSDKCGEQGIQIAGIIKATNGTVAAAEDFVAGGAKLIGSSRLEQLKRAKDAGIKVPLLLIRVPMLSEIDEMVDIADISLNSEPLVLEAINKAALDKGITHKVILMADLGDLREGFFNLDELVETAAKVENEMPGLVLAGIGTNLGCYGSVIPTEDKMVALAKLAERVEAEIGRELEYVSGGATTSLLGVYHGYMPDKINMLRLGAGPLIGPLEDVRLCYNLEAMDELECPFVLKAEVIELKVKASYPQGELGVDAAGKKREYVDRGMRMRALLAIGRADYGDIDDLVPEMEGTTVIGASGDHTIVDVEDVKDTVKIGDIMTFRLKYSALLNLAESENVKKYEI from the coding sequence ATGGCAGAATATAAATATCCGGCGCTCCTTCATGATAGGGCTAAGCTGGTCAGCAACGTGAAGAAACTCTCGGATAAATGCGGTGAGCAGGGGATCCAAATTGCGGGCATCATCAAAGCTACAAATGGTACAGTTGCGGCTGCCGAGGATTTTGTAGCAGGTGGAGCAAAACTTATTGGTTCATCTAGACTTGAACAACTTAAACGAGCTAAAGATGCTGGCATAAAAGTGCCACTTCTTCTAATAAGAGTTCCGATGCTATCTGAAATTGACGAGATGGTGGATATTGCAGATATAAGTCTGAACAGCGAACCTTTAGTATTAGAAGCCATCAATAAGGCAGCACTTGATAAAGGCATTACTCATAAGGTAATTCTAATGGCTGATCTTGGTGACCTTAGAGAGGGATTCTTTAATCTCGATGAACTAGTTGAGACTGCTGCCAAGGTGGAGAACGAGATGCCGGGGCTTGTACTTGCTGGCATAGGGACTAACCTTGGATGCTATGGCTCTGTAATTCCTACAGAGGATAAGATGGTAGCACTCGCCAAACTAGCGGAGAGGGTTGAAGCTGAGATTGGTAGAGAATTAGAATATGTATCTGGTGGAGCCACAACGAGCTTGCTTGGAGTGTACCATGGGTACATGCCAGATAAAATTAATATGCTGAGACTAGGGGCTGGACCTTTAATTGGTCCACTAGAAGATGTCAGATTGTGTTATAATCTTGAGGCTATGGATGAATTAGAGTGCCCCTTCGTGCTTAAAGCAGAGGTTATAGAGCTTAAGGTAAAAGCTAGCTATCCGCAGGGTGAGCTCGGAGTAGATGCTGCGGGCAAGAAGCGAGAGTATGTTGATAGAGGCATGCGTATGAGGGCGCTTCTAGCAATTGGAAGAGCTGACTATGGCGATATAGATGATTTGGTTCCTGAGATGGAAGGAACAACAGTTATTGGCGCATCAGGTGATCACACCATCGTCGATGTCGAGGATGTAAAGGACACTGTTAAAATCGGAGACATCATGACGTTTAGGCTGAAGTATTCCGCACTGCTGAACTTAGCAGAAAGCGAAAATGTAAAGAAATACGAGATTTAA
- a CDS encoding AMP-dependent synthetase/ligase: MSINSTTETSRRDADSKVEDSSDIREEYRQIKAREMEEMQAIMDAIKESKDPAIRHTWRRPVTDIKNILETSAELYGDKPLFLQKFNKDEPFQEISYSKVLADVNALGTALIELGLKGKHIGVIGKNCYEWAESYLAVVGGTGVVVPLDKELNEEELSQLTTSGELSAVITMDKHYDIFKRIKERDDNILDFVINVGMHSNENADKGLLSWHKLREHGYELVKAGDKSFIDAEIINTDMAIILFTSGTTGTSKGVMLNNKNICSNVMVAQTYLNIEVGDIFFSVLPIHHTYECTCTFIESMYCGATMAFCQGLKYIVKDLQEVKPHLMLAVPLIYENFYSKISRQIKKSGKEKQLKALMKISRITKHVGIDVSKPATKKITDLFGGRMKMLIVGGAAIDGEIMDFYRDLGITAVQGYGLTETSPMVSLNPEDAKLIDNASAGHLLPFVECMISDKDDDGVGEICFRGPNIMMGYYKNKESTDEVIRDGWFHTGDLGYLSDKDYVYITGRKKNVIIAANGKNVFPEELEFYLMKNECIEECMVWGDEDNDDQLKRGIYATIKPNRELLTEELGGDVTDEQVREYIERIVDKQNETMPLFKKINHVIIRDRDFNKTTGLKIRRFVEDNKWS; the protein is encoded by the coding sequence ATGAGTATAAATTCGACGACAGAGACTTCGAGAAGGGACGCAGATTCTAAGGTGGAAGATAGCAGCGATATTAGAGAAGAATACCGTCAGATTAAGGCGAGAGAGATGGAAGAGATGCAGGCTATTATGGATGCGATTAAAGAATCCAAAGATCCTGCAATCAGACATACATGGCGTCGCCCTGTTACAGATATTAAGAATATACTAGAGACTAGTGCGGAGCTGTATGGAGATAAACCGTTATTCCTGCAAAAGTTCAACAAGGACGAACCCTTCCAAGAGATTTCGTACAGCAAGGTGCTAGCAGATGTAAATGCTCTTGGAACTGCACTTATCGAGCTTGGACTAAAGGGGAAACACATCGGTGTAATTGGCAAGAACTGCTATGAGTGGGCGGAAAGCTATCTAGCAGTAGTTGGTGGAACAGGTGTAGTCGTACCACTCGATAAGGAGCTCAATGAGGAAGAATTATCTCAGCTGACTACGAGTGGAGAGCTCTCAGCGGTTATCACCATGGATAAGCATTATGATATATTTAAACGAATTAAGGAGAGAGATGATAATATACTTGATTTCGTTATAAATGTAGGAATGCACAGCAACGAGAATGCTGACAAGGGGTTACTATCATGGCATAAGCTTAGAGAACATGGGTATGAACTCGTAAAAGCCGGTGATAAAAGCTTTATAGATGCAGAAATCATAAACACTGATATGGCGATTATCCTATTCACATCTGGAACTACAGGAACCTCTAAGGGGGTAATGCTTAATAACAAGAACATCTGCTCTAATGTCATGGTAGCACAGACGTACTTAAATATTGAGGTAGGAGATATATTCTTCTCCGTGCTTCCGATACATCACACCTACGAGTGCACGTGCACTTTCATCGAGTCGATGTACTGTGGAGCTACGATGGCATTTTGCCAGGGCCTAAAATACATAGTCAAAGACCTACAGGAGGTAAAACCGCACCTGATGCTTGCGGTGCCACTTATATACGAAAACTTCTATAGTAAGATTTCTAGACAGATTAAGAAGAGCGGTAAGGAAAAGCAGCTTAAAGCTCTGATGAAGATAAGTAGGATTACTAAACATGTTGGAATAGACGTGAGTAAACCTGCGACAAAAAAGATTACAGACCTTTTTGGTGGACGCATGAAGATGCTCATTGTCGGAGGGGCTGCAATCGATGGGGAGATTATGGATTTTTATAGAGACCTTGGGATCACTGCAGTTCAAGGATATGGACTGACGGAGACATCGCCGATGGTGTCGCTGAATCCGGAGGATGCAAAGCTCATCGACAATGCATCTGCAGGGCACCTGCTACCTTTTGTTGAGTGCATGATTAGTGATAAGGATGACGATGGAGTGGGAGAGATTTGCTTCCGCGGACCTAATATCATGATGGGTTACTATAAAAATAAAGAGAGCACAGATGAGGTAATCAGGGACGGATGGTTCCACACTGGTGATCTAGGATATCTGAGCGACAAGGATTACGTTTATATTACGGGGCGTAAAAAGAATGTAATTATCGCGGCTAACGGCAAGAACGTTTTCCCAGAAGAACTCGAGTTCTACCTTATGAAGAACGAGTGCATTGAAGAGTGCATGGTATGGGGTGATGAGGATAATGATGACCAGCTGAAGCGCGGCATATATGCGACTATTAAGCCTAATAGGGAACTGCTCACCGAGGAACTCGGTGGAGACGTAACCGATGAACAGGTGAGGGAGTATATAGAACGCATTGTAGACAAACAGAATGAAACAATGCCTCTCTTCAAGAAAATAAACCACGTCATCATACGTGATAGAGATTTCAACAAGACAACGGGTCTCAAGATTAGAAGGTTCGTTGAGGACAACAAGTGGTCATAG
- a CDS encoding pyridoxal phosphate-dependent aminotransferase, whose amino-acid sequence MGIDKTKIRDELLPEVRSYADNTPLADKDTLDCSLGINPYGFPDVVIDIVHSFDVNRLYQYPHSDEAQEAVVKYWQDYAFIEPENVVMTDGSISALNLLVNVFAKPGAEAVMFMPTFTDMVEYSRMMGMKVHGVANSSEDNFKEDVDRLISAITKDTSFVYIDNPNNPTGQVMSNEELGRILSRCEELSVYAIVDEAYADFIPREESAVMLGSKYNHMISVRTFSKGFGLAGARAGYIITNKELVKYIKKVSNPYMMNEMSRAITAAILNYDVQPVEHGTDFTIIKGALRDACGDKLIMAETDDRVPICLLRHIDENVDLQRLLINENILTCSGSEFEPLGKNFVRMRVPKIAEAGKLIQAIKKVAL is encoded by the coding sequence ATGGGTATCGACAAAACCAAAATTCGTGATGAGCTACTACCAGAGGTGCGTAGTTATGCGGACAATACTCCGCTTGCCGATAAGGATACACTCGACTGTAGCCTTGGTATCAATCCGTATGGCTTCCCAGATGTAGTGATCGATATTGTTCATAGTTTCGATGTAAATAGGCTGTATCAGTATCCTCACAGCGATGAGGCTCAGGAAGCAGTGGTCAAGTACTGGCAAGACTACGCCTTCATAGAGCCGGAAAATGTCGTTATGACTGACGGAAGCATTTCGGCACTAAATTTGCTTGTAAATGTATTTGCAAAACCAGGAGCAGAGGCTGTTATGTTCATGCCGACATTTACCGACATGGTCGAGTATTCGCGAATGATGGGTATGAAAGTTCACGGAGTAGCGAATAGCAGTGAAGATAATTTCAAAGAGGATGTAGACCGACTTATCTCAGCGATTACAAAGGATACATCGTTTGTGTATATCGATAATCCCAATAATCCAACAGGTCAGGTTATGTCGAACGAGGAGCTAGGACGTATTTTAAGCAGATGCGAAGAACTAAGCGTCTATGCGATTGTCGATGAGGCATATGCTGATTTTATCCCTAGGGAAGAATCAGCGGTAATGCTCGGATCCAAGTATAATCACATGATTAGTGTTCGCACCTTCTCAAAAGGGTTCGGACTCGCAGGGGCGAGAGCGGGTTACATAATCACCAATAAAGAGCTTGTGAAATACATCAAAAAAGTTAGCAATCCTTACATGATGAACGAGATGAGTAGAGCGATAACGGCTGCGATACTCAATTACGATGTGCAGCCAGTTGAGCACGGAACCGACTTTACAATTATTAAGGGGGCTCTTCGTGATGCCTGCGGAGATAAGCTAATAATGGCAGAGACGGATGATAGAGTGCCTATATGCCTACTCAGACACATTGATGAAAACGTTGATCTGCAGAGGCTACTCATAAATGAAAATATCTTGACTTGTAGTGGCAGCGAATTTGAGCCACTTGGCAAAAACTTTGTAAGAATGCGTGTACCGAAAATTGCTGAAGCGGGCAAGCTGATACAGGCGATAAAAAAAGTGGCCCTCTGA